Sequence from the Alphaproteobacteria bacterium genome:
GGTGAGATTATTTTTAATGAAAGGAAAGTTTTATGTCCTGGGTTTGGAATTCCTTTTATTATATCTATTTTTCTTGCACCTTTTGTGAAAGGAGAGATTGATGCTTTTAAGGATATAGATGTTTAATTTTAGCAGATCTTTGATAGGTTTGCTTTTTCTTTACTTTTTGTAAGTCATGAAATATAATTCTTCTATAAAAATAAATTGAAAGGTTTTTTATGAAAGTTTTAGTTCTTGGAGATGTGTTTGGTGAGGCTGGTAGAAATGCAGTTGTTGAAAAACTACCAATTTTAAAAGCTAGGTATAAACCTAATTTTATTATAGTTAATGCAGAAAATGCGACTCATGGAAGAGTTGTTTCAGCAAAACATGCTAAAGAAATTTTTAGAGCAGGGGCAAATGTTATAACTTTAGGAGATAAGGTTTGGGATTATCAAGCTGATATTGATTATTTTAAATCTCAAAAAAATATAGTTAGGCCATTTAATTTAGATAGTGAAAAATTAAATGAAGATATAAAGATTTTTAATATTGGATCTAAAAAAATTGCAGTATTGAGTTTTTTAGGTAAGACATTTATGGAAACTGAGCGAAGAAAAATGACATCTCCTTATAAGAAGATGGATAAAATTTTGGAAGAATTGGTTTTAGGAAAAGACGCAGATGCTATAATTGTTGACTTTCATGCAGAAGCTTCTTCTGAAAAATTATGTTTTGCTTTTAAATATGATGGTAAAATTTCTGCTGTTTATGGGACGCATACTCATATACCAACGGCAGATAAGAGAATTTTAAAAGATGGAACTGGTTATATTACTGATATAGGAATGTGTGGAGTTCAAAATTCTGCCATAGGAATGGATGTTGAAGCTGGTATTCAATTTATGCAAAAAAATTATGGTGATATTGATAAAAGAATTTTTGCCCATCCATCTAAGGCAGAAGCGGGTGAATTATCTGGTGTTGTTTTTGAAATTGATGATTCAACAGGAAAAACTATTAATATTGAGCAAATTTTGCCTAAGTCATTTAAATAAGTAATTATAGGTTTTTGATTTGAAAAAGGTTGAAGTCGGAAAAATAGTTTTAAATAATTTTAGATCTTATTCTTCTTTTAAGGAGGATTTTTCTGATTGTAAGAATGTTGTTATTTATGGGAAGAATGGAGTTGGTAAAACTAATATTTTAGAGGCTGTTTCTTTTCTTTCTATTGGAAGTGGCGTTAGGAAATCTAAGTTTATAGATGTTGGTAATGTTAATTTTGAGAAAAAATCAGATAGTGATTCTGATAGTTGGACTGTTTTTTCGGAAATTGACTTTGATGGAGATACTGTGAAGATAGGTACATCTTACCCTTATTTAGGTTCTAAAAAATCAAAAGGTAGAATTTTTTCTGTTGATGGAAGTAAATTGTCAGTTCATTCAGATATACTGGATTATGTTAGGGTTGTATCTTTAGTTCCTTGGATGGATAGAATTTTTCAAGATTCTAGTTCTGATAGGAGAAAGTTTTTTGATGGATTTATAGAGCAGTTTTATAGATTTCATAACTCTTTGTTGGTTGATTATAATAATATGATGAAGCAAAGAACTAAATTATTGAAAAAGAAAAAATGGGATAAAGATTTAATTCTGATTCTTGAGAGGGGTATGGTTGAGAAGGCTATAGCTATAGCGGCTAATAGAATTTCTTATGTTGCAAAAATAAATAAACTATTGGAGAGTGTTGATGGATTACCATCTGTTAAGATTGTTTTGAATGGTTTGGTAGAAAATTATTTAGAGGATAATTCTGCAGCAGATGCTGAAGACATGTTTTTAGAAAAATTATTGAAAAATAGAGATGAGTTTAGAGATTCTTATTCTCCTTTTGTCCCTGGAATTCATAGGACGGATTTTTCAGCATTTAATTTAGATAAAAATATTAGTGTTGATTTAACTTCTACAGGAGAACAAAAGTTAGTTGTAGTTTCTATTGTGTTGAAGAATATAGATTTGATTAAATTAAATTTTGATGTTTGTCCTGTTGTATTAATAGATGAGGCTGTTGCTCATTTGGATTCTGAAAAGAAAAAGTATTTTTTTGAAATGCTTCAATCTAGTGATTGTCAATGTTTTTATACTGGTGTGTCTAAAGAGTTTTTTGAGGATTTGGATACAAAAAAAACTAAATTTTTATATTTAGTTTAATTCGTTTTCCAGTGTTATCTCTATCATCTTATTTATATTTTCTTTATCTTGAGTTATATTTAAGATGTTTTTTGTTTTATTAATTGTTTTTTCTTTAATATCTTTGGGAGGTTCTAGGTTTAAATTTTTATATTTTTCCAATGTTTTGGAATATAATTCGGCAAATGTCTCTAAAAGTAGGTCGTTTGTTGAAAAATTCTTTTCTTCAATGTTTTCATTTATTTCTTTTCCTATCATTTCGCCTTTGTTCATTAAAAGCCAGTTACTATTGATGTTAAAATCTTTTATTATTTGTTGTAAGGTGTTTGTCGCGGCGTTTTGTTTTCCTGATTCGTAGTTTTGAAGAGTGCTTTTTGATATATTAAGTATTTTAGCAAACTCTTCTTGAGTTTTTCTAATTTGTTTTCTTGCGAATCTTATTCTCCTTCCAAGCATCCAATTTTCTTCTCTAATAAGGCCATTTTTTATTTGAAATTTTATCGAGCTATTCATTTTGTATAAATCTAACATCTTAATTCTCTTTTATTTTGTAAAAACGCTTAAAAAATTGTATTTTAATCTTGAAAAAGCATAAAATATTGTGTATTATGGTTTTGTTGGGACTAAAATATGTATTATTTTATGTAATTTTAGTACTTTCAGGTTGTTTTGTCCATATAAAAATGTTTATTGAGGGTTGTTTTTGTTGGAAAGGGGTTGAAAATGGTTAATTTTACAGAGAGTGAATTTGATATATCTGTTGGGAGAAGGATTCGTTTTTATAGAAATGCGCTATCTTTATCTCAAAAGGATCTAGCAGGTAGGTTGGGAATATCGTATCAGCAGTATCAGAAGTATGAATCTGGTAGAAATAAAGTTTCAATTTCTAGGTTGATTGAGATTTGTGAAGTTTATAATATATCTCCAGATAAGTTTTTGGCTGGTGTTTTGGGTTCGTTTGATGGTGATTCGTCTTTAAAAGATTCGTTTTATAATTCTGAAAGTGTTAAGTTGTTGTCTCTTTATTATAATTACGATCCTAGATTGAGATCTAAAATTATAGATTTTTTGGAAGCTTTTGTTAAATAGAATAGAAAAAAAGAGCTCGGAGAGAGTGAGCTCTTTTTAACCTATCTAGAAACAAAACAATAGATAAGGTTATTTCGTTTCTATATTAGAATCTATATCTTATACCAATTTCTAATTTTTGAGATACTAATTCGGCTTCTTGTTCAATAACTTCAGTTCTTGTACCTGCTGTGTATCCTTCGTCTACCCAAGAATGGTTTCCAAGGTTTGAATATGTAAAGTTACCGAATACTTCGAATTTTTCATCAATTTTTATATTACTACCAACTTTTACTTCCCAAGCAAAATTTGTAGTTTCTTCAGTATTCGAAGTCCAAGTTCTTCCAGTAGACTCTAAGTTTGATTTATTTTCTATTTGAGCCATACCAATACCAGCTCCTAAGAATATATTAAAATCATTTGTTCCAAATATATCTCTTTCTACGCTGATCATATATTGATTTGCGCTAGTTTCGAAGCTTTCTTCCATTGCAGGAGATGAATTGTCTAGGTCAAAGCTATCTTGTATAGTGTAGCTTAACTCAAATCTAGTAGTGTCAGTAACATAACTACCGATAGCAAGTCTTATACTAGCTCCAGTACTTTTTGCTTTTAAAGCTTGGTTCGAAGCATCAGTTGTAGTGCTTGGTATTGAGCTTACATCTGTGATCATTACTTCTCTATCTTGATTTTTAAGTTCAGCTGAACCTAAAGATAGCGATACATAATTTTTACCAGCAGATTTTTCGCTTTTTCTATAGCTTCTATATCTGTTGCTGTAATCGTTTCTGTATGATTTTTTATAAGCAACTTCTATTGGAGTAGATTTTTTTTCTACTAGGCCATAGTAATATTTTGTTTTGTAACCAGATATTTCTGATTGATCCATTGCATTAGCAACATTTGTTTGCGTTAATACAACTCCAGTTGAAATTATACCAACTAATAACTTGTAATTTAATTTTTTCATTTTATTAATCCTTATTTTTATTATTTTGTTTCTTTGGATAATCTAATCTTAGTTGACATATATTTATTTGTCAAGAAAAAATGTCAAGAAATTGAGTTTTGCTTCTAGGATCTTTGTATTTCTGCGGTTTTTGTATGGATAAAAATAAAAATTATTGATTATTGGGTGATTCGTTTTTTTTTTATATTTGCTGATTCGTTTCTTGTAAATTAAATATTTGGGTTTGTTTTGACTGATTCGCTTTTGTTTAGTATGTAAATAGTTCGAATATTATTAATATATAATATATAAAGAGTTTTTTTTGATTCGTTTTTTTATTTAAAGGGTGTTTTATAAGAATAATTATTGTGGGATATTGCCCTTATATATATAAGGTGTAATATTTTTGATAGTTTAGATGGTATTTTGTGGTTAAAATTTCTTTAATTGATTCTCTTTTTGTGGTTTTAAGGTGAGCTTTTTATTTAAAAATGATTCGTTTTTCCCAGTTTTCTTAGGAATTGGAGGCTTCGTTAAAAAATAAATCATTTTTTTTGATAGAAAAGAATTGAGTAAAAACAGGGGCTTGGACCTTTTAATATTATTTTTTATAAAAAAAGTTGGAAAAAGGTATTGACTTTTAATTTTTTAGGATTATATTTCTTTTCATCTGATGTTGACAAGGGATGGAAACTAAAGATCACAAAGCATTCTAGCTTTTAGATCTGGGTTTTAGAAGTGAACCTCTCGGGCATAAAAAATCATTTTTTATATATAGTAAATATGTTTGTTGAAAGTTAATTTATAGAACTTAATTTTTTCTAAAAAAAATAAAAAAAAGTTCTTGACTTCTAATTTTTAATAAATATAATGTATCTCACCTTGAGCAGCGAGGTTGGGGTGCTAAAATTTGAGTTTTTTAAGTTGTTGTTTTAATGACAATTTTAGGAACTTAAATCTTAATAGATTTGGTTTTGAAAGACATCGTATATTTCGAAATAAAAGGGATATGTAGGCGGTATAGAGATTAT
This genomic interval carries:
- a CDS encoding helix-turn-helix domain-containing protein produces the protein MLDLYKMNSSIKFQIKNGLIREENWMLGRRIRFARKQIRKTQEEFAKILNISKSTLQNYESGKQNAATNTLQQIIKDFNINSNWLLMNKGEMIGKEINENIEEKNFSTNDLLLETFAELYSKTLEKYKNLNLEPPKDIKEKTINKTKNILNITQDKENINKMIEITLENELN
- a CDS encoding helix-turn-helix domain-containing protein, which gives rise to MVNFTESEFDISVGRRIRFYRNALSLSQKDLAGRLGISYQQYQKYESGRNKVSISRLIEICEVYNISPDKFLAGVLGSFDGDSSLKDSFYNSESVKLLSLYYNYDPRLRSKIIDFLEAFVK
- a CDS encoding AAA family ATPase, encoding MKKVEVGKIVLNNFRSYSSFKEDFSDCKNVVIYGKNGVGKTNILEAVSFLSIGSGVRKSKFIDVGNVNFEKKSDSDSDSWTVFSEIDFDGDTVKIGTSYPYLGSKKSKGRIFSVDGSKLSVHSDILDYVRVVSLVPWMDRIFQDSSSDRRKFFDGFIEQFYRFHNSLLVDYNNMMKQRTKLLKKKKWDKDLILILERGMVEKAIAIAANRISYVAKINKLLESVDGLPSVKIVLNGLVENYLEDNSAADAEDMFLEKLLKNRDEFRDSYSPFVPGIHRTDFSAFNLDKNISVDLTSTGEQKLVVVSIVLKNIDLIKLNFDVCPVVLIDEAVAHLDSEKKKYFFEMLQSSDCQCFYTGVSKEFFEDLDTKKTKFLYLV
- a CDS encoding porin family protein codes for the protein MKKLNYKLLVGIISTGVVLTQTNVANAMDQSEISGYKTKYYYGLVEKKSTPIEVAYKKSYRNDYSNRYRSYRKSEKSAGKNYVSLSLGSAELKNQDREVMITDVSSIPSTTTDASNQALKAKSTGASIRLAIGSYVTDTTRFELSYTIQDSFDLDNSSPAMEESFETSANQYMISVERDIFGTNDFNIFLGAGIGMAQIENKSNLESTGRTWTSNTEETTNFAWEVKVGSNIKIDEKFEVFGNFTYSNLGNHSWVDEGYTAGTRTEVIEQEAELVSQKLEIGIRYRF
- a CDS encoding TIGR00282 family metallophosphoesterase, giving the protein MKVLVLGDVFGEAGRNAVVEKLPILKARYKPNFIIVNAENATHGRVVSAKHAKEIFRAGANVITLGDKVWDYQADIDYFKSQKNIVRPFNLDSEKLNEDIKIFNIGSKKIAVLSFLGKTFMETERRKMTSPYKKMDKILEELVLGKDADAIIVDFHAEASSEKLCFAFKYDGKISAVYGTHTHIPTADKRILKDGTGYITDIGMCGVQNSAIGMDVEAGIQFMQKNYGDIDKRIFAHPSKAEAGELSGVVFEIDDSTGKTINIEQILPKSFK